In Corylus avellana chromosome ca2, CavTom2PMs-1.0, the following proteins share a genomic window:
- the LOC132172517 gene encoding glutathione S-transferase-like — translation MAIKKLYGTLDSLDTLRALASIFEHELDLEFIPINLDTGEHKTDYFLSLSPFGHVPVYQDDELTLFESRAAMRFISHCYAKPEKEQVYVVPKLQGIASSWIDIEDYHLSGPSAKLREELVEKPKKGRLTDKEVVAEEEAKLGKLLDVYEERLTNCKYLGGDKFTSADLTHLPHLHHLMRTPVKRLFEERPKVSAWCRTILARPAWTKVVDMVEKNKV, via the exons ATGGCTATTAAGAAACTTTACGGGACACTTGATTCTCTCGACACATTACGAGCCCTCGCTTCCATCTTTGAACATGAGCTTGATTTGGAGTTCATACCAATTAACCTCGACACCGGAGAGCACAAAACTGATTATTTCCTCTCTTTAAGT CCCTTTGGTCATGTTCCAGTCTACCAGGACGACGAATTGACTCTATTTG AATCAAGGGCCGCGATGAGGTTCATATCACATTGTTACGCAAAACCTGAAAAAGAGCAGGTTTACGTTGTGCCAAAGCTACAGGGAATAGCTTCTTCCTGGATCGATATCGAGGACTACCATTTAAGCGGCCCATCTGCAAAACTCAGGGAGGAACTCGTGGAGAAGCCGAAAAAGGGGCGGCTGACCGACAAAGAAGTTGTGGCAGAGGAGGAGGCGAAGCTGGGCAAGCTTTTGGACGTGTATGAAGAGCGGCTAACAAACTGCAAGTACTTGGGGGGTGATAAGTTCACCTCTGCTGATCTAACTCACCTCCCTCACCTGCACCACCTGATGCGCACGCCGGTGAAGCGGCTGTTTGAAGAGCGGCCCAAGGTTAGTGCATGGTGCAGGACCATCCTGGCTCGCCCTGCTTGGACCAAGGTGGTGGACATGGTTGAGAAAAATAAGGTGTAG
- the LOC132172860 gene encoding glutathione S-transferase-like, translating to MAGRKVYGTLNSPATLKVLACLFEHDLDVELVPVNLDAGEHKKKPFVSMNPFGQVPVYEDGGIKQFESRAIIRSMSFEYGKKGEELIFWDDRKQAVVANWIDVEGHQFEPPALKLINEMVIKPKNGLAPDQGVVAEAEAELGNVLDVYEARLAKSKYLGSDRYTIADMLHLPNLQSLVGTTAKKLIESRPHVKAWCSQILARPAWGKVLEMKRKAQA from the exons atggcagGCCGGAAAGTCTATGGCACCCTCAACTCGCCGGCCACATTGAAGGTTTTGGCATGCCTCTTTGAACATGATCTTGATGTTGAGCTTGTTCCAGTCAATCTCGATGCTGGAGAGCACAAAAAGAAACCCTTTGTTTCTATGAAT CCATTTGGTCAAGTTCCAGTATACGAGGACGGTGGAATCAAGCAATTTG AATCAAGAGCAATAATTAGAAGCATGAGCTTTGAGTACGGCAAGAAAGGAGAAGAGCTTATCTTTTGGGACGACAGGAAGCAGGCGGTAGTAGCCAATTGGATTGATGTTGAGGGTCACCAGTTTGAGCCACCAGCATTGAAACTAATTAATGAGATGGTGATTAAGCCGAAGAATGGCTTGGCTCCAGACCAAGGTGTGGTGGCTGAGGCTGAAGCCGAGTTAGGCAATGTTCTTGATGTGTATGAAGCCAGGCTAGCAAAATCAAAGTATTTGGGATCTGATAGATACACCATTGCCGATATGCTTCACCTCCCGAATTTGCAGAGCCTTGTGGGAACGACAGCCAAGAAGCTCATTGAATCGCGACCTCATGTGAAAGCATGGTGCTCTCAGATCCTGGCTCGACCTGCATGGGGAAAGGTGCTTGAGATGAAGCGTAAGGCACAAGCCTAG